A portion of the Ferroacidibacillus organovorans genome contains these proteins:
- a CDS encoding Rpn family recombination-promoting nuclease/putative transposase encodes MALMDLKIDFAFKALFGSPGSEAILIAFLNAALKRSGGNAITSVDLINPELGPRYLDDKKSILDIHARTEDGTRINIEIQLTNRQDMEKRTLYYWSCIFSDQMQKGMSYSELAQTITINILNFRYVRATEAYHTTFHLYEDTDQFLLTDALEIHFMEIPKLLTNWRKRTVSLHEDRLVRWLLLLEAAEDDEIRNELETIAKEDPVMKEAFEKWEDISRDPQALAEYHSRRMAILDEASAIREAELREQRALLEGKREIVKQLILKGFDIETICEVSGLSRKEIDELSKHLQ; translated from the coding sequence ATGGCACTCATGGATTTGAAGATTGATTTTGCGTTCAAAGCCTTGTTTGGCAGTCCGGGTAGCGAAGCGATTTTAATAGCGTTTCTAAACGCTGCATTAAAGCGATCGGGAGGCAACGCGATTACCTCTGTTGATTTAATCAACCCAGAGCTTGGCCCAAGATACTTGGATGATAAAAAGTCGATATTGGACATTCATGCCCGCACCGAAGATGGAACTAGGATCAACATCGAGATCCAGCTTACGAACCGTCAGGACATGGAGAAGCGCACACTGTACTATTGGTCTTGCATCTTTTCCGACCAGATGCAAAAAGGCATGTCGTATTCCGAACTGGCACAGACGATCACAATCAACATCTTGAATTTCCGCTACGTGAGAGCAACCGAGGCGTATCATACAACGTTTCATTTGTATGAGGACACCGATCAGTTCCTGCTCACCGATGCGTTAGAGATTCACTTCATGGAGATTCCAAAGCTATTGACCAACTGGCGAAAACGTACCGTCAGTCTACATGAGGATCGGCTCGTCCGCTGGCTTCTGTTACTAGAAGCGGCCGAAGACGATGAAATCCGAAATGAGTTAGAAACAATTGCAAAGGAGGACCCCGTCATGAAAGAAGCATTCGAGAAGTGGGAGGACATCAGCCGCGATCCCCAGGCGCTGGCCGAGTACCACTCCAGACGCATGGCGATTCTAGACGAGGCGTCGGCCATCCGGGAAGCGGAGTTGCGGGAGCAAAGAGCACTTCTTGAAGGGAAACGAGAGATAGTTAAACAGCTAATCCTCAAAGGATTCGATATCGAAACTATATGCGAAGTATCGGGACTGTCCAGAAAAGAAATCGACGAACTATCTAAGCACTTGCAGTAG
- a CDS encoding recombinase family protein: protein MEQKKIYEVAVYLRKSRDEASKDEDVLLKHETALADFVRKNNWRYVIYREIGSSDSIDFRPEFKRLLKDVENDFYDAVVVMDYDRLSRGDKEDRARVEKVLKLSNTLVVTPNRMYDMNDEDQELITDIEGVFARYEYRMIKKRFQRGKKIGARLGHWTNGPAPFPYLYDAEARSLEIDEQKLEIYQFIKERLLRGSTCAGICWELNRMGVPSPKGKLWQESVVYRLAMNEVHLGRVIYGKTSGGLHKNRKTAPFRVNPRENWVVVENAHPAVKTPEEHAEIVKLLQQRRIQTKRTRHGTYVYSGLVFCGKCGSSLQFQPKENGRILVKKCQKVDPFGNRCGNPGADLEHVEMAVIESLRDYEETIRSRPIQVSTQDMTPQMVLRLKETELETLHEGILRLKDLYVSADLTKQEYRTRLDRQKDLIVKKENEIQQLKEIVHIGGPISDQERLERSEELENVWQLLDTKPEEKNRLLKQIIERIEYARNGYGIDVRVKFR from the coding sequence ATGGAGCAAAAGAAAATCTACGAAGTTGCCGTCTACCTGCGCAAGAGTCGCGACGAAGCCAGCAAGGACGAGGACGTCCTGCTGAAACATGAGACGGCCCTGGCCGATTTTGTGCGCAAGAACAACTGGCGATACGTGATCTATCGCGAGATCGGCAGTTCCGACAGCATCGATTTCCGACCGGAGTTCAAGCGACTCCTGAAAGACGTTGAGAATGACTTTTACGACGCCGTTGTCGTCATGGATTATGACCGACTCAGCCGCGGCGACAAAGAGGATCGCGCTCGCGTCGAAAAGGTGCTGAAGCTCTCCAATACGCTGGTGGTCACCCCCAATCGCATGTATGACATGAACGACGAGGATCAGGAACTGATCACCGACATCGAGGGCGTCTTCGCCCGCTACGAATACCGAATGATCAAAAAGCGTTTTCAGCGCGGCAAAAAGATCGGCGCACGTCTTGGGCACTGGACCAACGGTCCCGCCCCCTTCCCCTACCTGTATGACGCCGAAGCCCGCTCCCTCGAAATAGACGAACAGAAGCTGGAGATATATCAGTTCATCAAGGAGCGATTGCTTCGCGGCAGCACATGCGCCGGCATCTGCTGGGAGTTGAACCGGATGGGCGTCCCCTCCCCCAAGGGCAAGCTGTGGCAGGAGAGTGTGGTGTACCGCCTGGCAATGAACGAGGTTCACCTCGGACGTGTCATATACGGAAAAACCAGTGGCGGGCTTCACAAAAACCGAAAAACCGCCCCGTTTAGGGTGAATCCACGCGAGAACTGGGTCGTGGTAGAAAATGCCCATCCTGCGGTAAAGACCCCAGAGGAACACGCCGAAATCGTCAAACTGCTCCAACAACGCCGAATTCAAACCAAACGCACCCGTCACGGCACCTACGTCTACTCGGGACTCGTGTTCTGCGGCAAGTGCGGCTCCTCCCTGCAGTTTCAGCCCAAGGAGAACGGTCGCATCCTCGTGAAGAAATGCCAGAAGGTTGATCCGTTCGGAAATCGCTGCGGCAACCCCGGCGCAGACCTGGAACATGTGGAAATGGCCGTGATCGAGAGCCTCCGGGACTACGAGGAGACGATTCGGTCTAGACCCATCCAGGTATCGACGCAGGATATGACCCCGCAGATGGTGTTGCGACTCAAGGAAACGGAACTTGAAACCCTGCACGAAGGCATCCTTCGGCTGAAGGACCTGTATGTGTCGGCGGACTTGACCAAGCAAGAATACCGCACCCGGTTGGATCGTCAAAAGGATCTCATCGTGAAAAAGGAGAACGAGATTCAGCAGTTGAAGGAGATTGTGCACATAGGTGGACCCATATCTGACCAGGAGCGGCTGGAGCGAAGCGAAGAACTGGAGAATGTTTGGCAGCTTCTCGACACCAAGCCCGAGGAGAAGAATCGATTGCTCAAACAGATTATTGAACGAATCGAATATGCGCGAAATGGCTACGGGATCGACGTGCGGGTAAAGTTCCGATGA
- a CDS encoding DUF7678 domain-containing protein has translation MQYDFTVKPSPFGGTWYEGNVDGYYVHARVFDEPSKFGIGDGRISALMVVPKKGDGLFHALVNYDRGWDGGLPLSKYRPVVEHVYACFHDHELDWAMEKRKYQGRMF, from the coding sequence ATGCAATATGACTTCACGGTCAAACCCAGTCCCTTTGGCGGGACGTGGTACGAGGGGAATGTCGACGGATACTATGTCCACGCACGCGTGTTCGACGAACCGTCCAAGTTTGGCATAGGAGACGGCAGAATCTCCGCCCTGATGGTCGTCCCGAAAAAAGGGGACGGCCTTTTTCATGCGTTGGTCAATTATGACCGTGGTTGGGATGGAGGGCTTCCTCTCTCGAAATACCGCCCGGTCGTCGAGCACGTATACGCCTGCTTTCACGATCACGAGTTGGACTGGGCAATGGAAAAACGCAAGTATCAAGGGCGCATGTTTTGA
- a CDS encoding DUF5049 domain-containing protein — MYVPKSVYQGLETVRQSGAVNMFDYASVLRMTTMLNNKEAARWLQDHKREYLQGVLYGIVPEE; from the coding sequence ATTTATGTACCCAAGTCCGTTTACCAAGGGCTCGAAACCGTCCGTCAGTCTGGCGCCGTCAACATGTTCGACTATGCGTCCGTCCTTCGAATGACCACCATGCTGAACAACAAGGAGGCGGCCAGGTGGTTGCAGGACCACAAACGAGAGTATCTGCAGGGTGTGCTCTACGGCATCGTGCCGGAAGAGTAA
- a CDS encoding lytic transglycosylase domain-containing protein, with protein MTLGALVSSQDNAVPFTSPATIEPIPPQLLQIYHAASAKYHVPWTILAGINRVETDFGRALSVSSAGAIGWMQFEPATWAAYSVDADGDGNADPYSPIDAIFTAAHYLAATGVTKHPDQAVLAYNHSTDYAREVLQLAVVYQAWNPLSPEWVWPVADRNDPILGVNGSDGQPESVQIRCSAGVSVRAIHTGTVTAATGTGVTLDIGNGLTVIEQGLRPDVSRGQVVDAGETLGTAATGGVSAALEEQGNPLSPTRANLAPTPPLVIAPPPSPAS; from the coding sequence ATGACCCTTGGCGCCCTTGTCTCTTCTCAGGACAACGCCGTGCCCTTCACCTCCCCTGCCACCATCGAGCCCATTCCCCCACAGCTCTTGCAGATCTATCACGCGGCAAGCGCCAAATACCACGTGCCGTGGACGATTCTGGCGGGGATCAACCGGGTGGAGACCGATTTCGGGCGGGCCCTGTCCGTCTCCTCCGCGGGTGCCATCGGGTGGATGCAGTTTGAACCGGCCACGTGGGCCGCCTACAGCGTCGACGCAGACGGGGATGGCAACGCCGATCCGTACAGCCCCATCGACGCCATCTTCACTGCGGCACACTATCTGGCCGCAACCGGTGTGACAAAGCATCCCGATCAGGCAGTGTTGGCGTACAACCACTCCACGGATTACGCGCGCGAAGTGCTGCAATTGGCAGTGGTCTATCAGGCGTGGAATCCTCTCAGCCCAGAATGGGTATGGCCCGTGGCTGACAGGAACGATCCGATCCTCGGCGTCAACGGTTCAGATGGTCAACCAGAGAGCGTGCAGATTCGCTGCTCGGCTGGCGTTTCCGTGCGTGCCATCCATACGGGGACGGTCACGGCCGCAACCGGCACGGGCGTCACCCTCGATATCGGAAACGGGCTGACCGTGATCGAACAGGGGCTCCGCCCGGATGTGTCGCGGGGACAGGTTGTGGATGCTGGGGAGACGCTTGGAACGGCCGCAACAGGGGGCGTCAGCGCCGCGCTGGAAGAGCAGGGCAACCCACTCAGCCCGACACGGGCGAACCTGGCCCCCACACCGCCGCTTGTGATCGCACCACCACCCTCGCCTGCGAGTTAG
- a CDS encoding ATP-binding protein yields the protein MKCPVLYYEQNMLFDTKRQAWAAYRIPQQPYAFSSQEKKLAIVDSLRDFLHAHRGACQLLSLTDDIRPTGFFAGGATGAGEFERYKDAVIQKVAGQRPWRRSLFLLVKLPRSRFADFDLAAPGRTLSSLGGLVKGMGRALKQRVLFAPFGEIDRQVLDDLISAEALVAESVHTALGGVRLHHSDIEWLLCQPFHRALPGESTRRLGLEPSYQIAVRGERVVLRPRKSLPILIAGDTVIEERMRALVIHHKVELQSWQTFFFLVDVPEEVSDIGQEWLYRLDELPDPVEFSLHLDVEAPHAAAGGLERSRKALKDQQREFVEGTGDLPLTLEWAGDRGRHLEHKLQHGMPLVHATATFVVSASTRTELEARATQFAHLCSALRLRVVRSPGDQLRGWLDTFPATDIEKKPWLIPMDPGYVAAGVPHGSRDAGDPTGDYIGKTRQGTPVLLDLARPMSSEINRSGAIGIVGTLGGGKSVLKKLLFYLAFNRGGSIFSIDPKDEDGCFARIPEIAQGLTVLRLSAGSRTQINPFRLSPSEERSHAIAHDYLSLLLDGQRNDERADILMEAVERTFAGTSRDMLHVMNELQTLTHSSGHEAMRTEARRCLTRLQGYAKNPFGRLVFARDNGASTLPDTRFVVASLAGLPLPKRTPGETGALTPNERFGVGMMYLMAALGRERLFHADPSRLKLFGIDEAWLLRSFPEGRQLIDETVRMGRSYGVVPILVTQNPGDIAEEELRNNLGTIFCFRTEDPRASRDNAILLGLDPDESALWQEFRSLRSGDCLFKDIEGRVSLMHVDPTPDDLLDVFNTSVNGGRSG from the coding sequence GTGAAATGCCCGGTTCTTTACTACGAGCAGAATATGCTGTTTGACACGAAACGGCAGGCGTGGGCAGCGTATCGGATTCCGCAACAGCCGTATGCCTTCTCCTCGCAGGAAAAAAAGCTGGCCATTGTGGACAGTCTGCGCGACTTTCTGCATGCCCATCGCGGCGCCTGCCAACTACTCTCCCTCACGGATGACATCCGCCCCACCGGGTTCTTTGCGGGTGGCGCAACCGGCGCCGGCGAGTTCGAGCGATACAAGGATGCGGTCATTCAGAAGGTCGCCGGACAACGGCCGTGGCGCCGGTCTTTGTTCCTGCTTGTGAAACTGCCCCGATCCCGCTTTGCCGACTTTGACCTAGCGGCGCCCGGACGAACGCTGTCCTCGCTCGGCGGCCTCGTCAAAGGAATGGGGCGCGCGCTGAAGCAGCGAGTTCTCTTTGCGCCATTCGGTGAAATCGACCGACAGGTGCTCGATGATCTGATAAGTGCTGAGGCGCTTGTGGCAGAATCGGTACACACCGCCCTGGGTGGCGTGCGACTGCATCACTCCGACATTGAGTGGCTCCTGTGCCAACCATTTCATCGTGCCCTGCCCGGTGAATCCACACGTCGCTTGGGGCTGGAACCGAGCTACCAGATTGCCGTGCGCGGCGAACGTGTGGTGCTGCGCCCGCGCAAATCGCTGCCAATTCTCATCGCGGGCGACACCGTCATCGAAGAGCGTATGCGGGCGCTTGTCATCCATCACAAAGTAGAACTGCAAAGCTGGCAGACGTTCTTCTTTCTTGTCGATGTCCCCGAAGAGGTGTCGGACATCGGGCAGGAGTGGCTGTATCGACTGGATGAACTGCCCGATCCGGTGGAATTCAGCCTTCACCTCGACGTCGAGGCGCCGCATGCGGCGGCGGGTGGCCTGGAACGCAGCCGCAAAGCGCTTAAAGATCAACAGCGCGAGTTTGTCGAGGGCACGGGCGATCTGCCGCTCACGCTCGAATGGGCGGGTGATCGCGGCCGACATCTCGAGCACAAGCTCCAGCATGGCATGCCGCTCGTCCATGCGACCGCCACGTTTGTCGTTTCCGCCTCCACGCGGACAGAACTCGAAGCACGAGCCACCCAGTTCGCGCATTTATGCAGTGCGCTGCGCCTGCGCGTTGTGCGCTCCCCAGGCGATCAACTGCGCGGCTGGCTGGATACTTTCCCGGCAACCGACATTGAGAAAAAGCCATGGCTCATCCCGATGGATCCGGGATACGTGGCAGCCGGTGTGCCGCACGGCAGCCGGGACGCAGGCGACCCGACCGGCGATTACATCGGCAAGACGCGCCAGGGGACGCCGGTGCTGCTCGATCTCGCCCGGCCGATGTCGAGCGAGATCAATCGCAGCGGAGCCATCGGCATTGTCGGGACGCTCGGCGGTGGCAAGTCGGTGCTAAAAAAACTCCTGTTCTATCTGGCGTTTAACCGTGGCGGGAGCATCTTCTCGATTGACCCGAAGGACGAGGACGGTTGCTTCGCCCGTATCCCGGAGATCGCCCAGGGACTCACGGTACTGCGCCTGTCCGCCGGATCGCGCACGCAGATCAATCCGTTTCGCCTGTCTCCCAGTGAAGAACGGAGTCACGCCATTGCACACGATTATCTGAGTCTGCTCCTGGATGGCCAGCGCAACGATGAACGGGCGGACATCCTCATGGAAGCGGTCGAGCGAACTTTTGCTGGAACATCGCGCGACATGCTCCATGTGATGAATGAACTGCAAACCCTGACCCATTCCAGTGGTCATGAGGCGATGCGCACCGAGGCGCGGCGGTGTCTGACCCGGCTGCAGGGCTATGCGAAAAATCCGTTCGGGCGACTCGTGTTTGCGCGCGACAACGGAGCCTCCACACTTCCCGACACCCGGTTTGTGGTGGCAAGCCTCGCCGGGTTGCCCCTCCCAAAGCGCACCCCCGGCGAGACAGGCGCTCTCACCCCAAACGAACGTTTTGGCGTCGGCATGATGTATCTCATGGCTGCCCTCGGTCGGGAGCGTCTGTTTCACGCGGATCCAAGTCGTTTGAAGTTGTTTGGCATTGACGAGGCATGGCTGCTCCGCTCTTTCCCGGAAGGCCGCCAGCTCATCGACGAAACGGTGCGCATGGGACGCTCGTATGGCGTAGTGCCAATTCTCGTCACGCAAAACCCGGGTGATATCGCCGAGGAGGAACTGCGCAACAACCTCGGAACCATTTTTTGCTTTCGCACCGAAGACCCGCGCGCCAGCCGTGACAACGCGATCCTGCTTGGCCTCGACCCGGATGAATCCGCCTTGTGGCAGGAGTTTCGTAGCCTGCGCTCGGGGGACTGCTTGTTCAAGGACATCGAGGGGCGTGTCAGCCTGATGCACGTCGACCCGACTCCGGATGATTTGCTCGACGTGTTCAACACGTCTGTCAACGGGGGGCGTTCCGGATGA
- a CDS encoding TcpE family conjugal transfer membrane protein: protein MADPRQTFYHAYRSLFKVKTVLYQIGDVQLWMPIDQDLILLWLQIFLVFVLLYYVIPILKWISPFGPALTLSVGPAALAYTLHKLDPAGKSTSAYLQDILRFLLRKKLIRRFESISPPRTRRKIHWSLKARRYHTLRLADGRVIRFFLTEPLEGIVKPGSVLRVYPKAKLRWHKRSHGFSLSLIPEKKALGIKDVKTKQTRRFWEWTVSSPTDLTLGASDASIHPHARGDAP, encoded by the coding sequence ATGGCCGACCCGCGTCAGACCTTTTACCACGCGTATCGATCGCTTTTCAAAGTCAAGACGGTCCTGTACCAGATTGGCGACGTGCAACTGTGGATGCCGATTGATCAGGATCTGATCCTGCTCTGGCTGCAAATCTTTCTCGTGTTTGTGCTGCTCTACTACGTGATCCCGATTCTGAAGTGGATCTCTCCATTCGGCCCGGCACTGACGCTCAGTGTTGGGCCAGCGGCGCTCGCGTACACACTGCACAAGCTCGATCCAGCCGGGAAATCGACGTCTGCGTATCTGCAGGATATTCTGCGCTTCCTCCTGCGCAAGAAACTCATTCGACGCTTCGAATCCATTTCGCCGCCGCGGACACGCCGCAAGATTCACTGGTCCCTGAAGGCAAGGCGATACCACACGCTTCGTCTTGCGGATGGACGCGTCATCCGCTTCTTTCTCACCGAGCCCCTCGAAGGCATTGTAAAGCCCGGTTCTGTGCTGCGGGTGTATCCCAAAGCGAAACTGCGCTGGCACAAGCGCTCGCACGGCTTCTCTCTTTCTCTCATTCCTGAGAAGAAGGCGCTCGGCATCAAGGACGTAAAAACCAAGCAAACACGGCGATTTTGGGAATGGACCGTGTCGTCCCCGACCGACCTGACGCTCGGCGCCTCCGACGCATCCATCCATCCGCATGCGAGGGGGGACGCACCGTGA
- the dcm gene encoding DNA (cytosine-5-)-methyltransferase — MTLRFLDLFAGIGGMRRGLEDAGMQCVGYVERDKFARRSYEAIFQTKGEWFADDIQTVCADTMPEADIWAFGFPCQDLSVAGKQLGFGGERSSLFFRVLALAGARPETDRPEWLVAENVGGFLFSNRGYDFLAAQIALAEIGYDCEWDVCNATAFGIPQHRDRVFLVGHSRSYGRRTLFPLHIDTRDPPTATHPGASRPRVTWPIPGPSLTEPRGSDLAKELIASAVATPGFLRKHQRRRFKEPDAPMFTLTSMDTHGVLVTRRGRGQDARFTLRDVATCLDASYHKGLDAHQMRTGVLVGARDSVQGEDMGILREPRIRRLTPRECWRLMGRTDEEFDRAKATHVSETQLYKQAGNSVVPQIVTALGQRIIEESRSSRL, encoded by the coding sequence ATGACACTGCGATTTCTCGATCTGTTTGCCGGTATCGGCGGCATGCGCCGCGGACTGGAGGATGCCGGGATGCAGTGTGTCGGTTATGTCGAGCGCGACAAGTTCGCCCGTCGTTCCTACGAAGCGATTTTTCAGACGAAGGGAGAATGGTTTGCCGATGATATCCAAACGGTGTGCGCAGACACCATGCCCGAGGCGGACATCTGGGCCTTCGGCTTCCCCTGCCAAGATCTCTCCGTCGCAGGGAAACAACTGGGATTTGGCGGCGAGCGAAGCAGCCTGTTCTTTCGCGTGCTTGCACTCGCTGGAGCCCGTCCCGAAACGGATCGACCCGAATGGCTGGTCGCTGAAAACGTTGGCGGCTTTCTCTTTTCAAACCGCGGCTACGACTTCCTTGCCGCCCAAATTGCACTGGCCGAAATCGGGTACGACTGTGAATGGGACGTGTGCAACGCGACCGCGTTCGGCATTCCCCAACACCGCGACCGCGTGTTCCTTGTCGGACATTCTCGAAGCTACGGTCGACGAACGCTATTTCCTCTCCACATCGACACAAGAGATCCTCCTACAGCAACTCATCCGGGAGCAAGTCGTCCAAGGGTCACCTGGCCAATCCCAGGCCCGTCCCTAACTGAACCCCGCGGGAGTGACCTAGCAAAGGAATTGATCGCCTCTGCCGTCGCGACACCTGGATTTCTCAGAAAGCACCAGCGTCGACGGTTCAAGGAACCGGATGCCCCCATGTTCACGCTCACTTCCATGGACACGCACGGCGTACTCGTCACAAGGCGTGGTCGCGGTCAAGACGCACGGTTCACGTTGCGCGATGTCGCCACGTGTCTCGATGCGAGCTACCACAAGGGGCTGGACGCCCATCAAATGCGCACCGGCGTGCTGGTCGGGGCAAGGGACTCGGTGCAGGGCGAAGACATGGGTATCCTTCGGGAACCGCGAATCCGACGTCTGACGCCAAGAGAATGCTGGCGACTCATGGGTCGGACAGATGAAGAGTTTGACCGGGCCAAAGCGACGCATGTCTCCGAGACCCAACTGTACAAACAGGCGGGCAATTCCGTCGTGCCCCAGATTGTAACCGCCCTTGGGCAACGCATCATCGAAGAGAGCCGCTCGTCACGTCTTTGA
- a CDS encoding replication-relaxation family protein: MFVPRHIEREILLALYRFSLLTTEQLSVLLHYEQPTLYAAFRTLKQKGWTESLSLDFLPRNVKGWVLTKGGMEVAFGLTKEYRTRLLRESSLFAGQTEHLYGSNQFFIDLIRTSLAGELSEGLIDWIGMRDAGERYSITDRNGKRSTPLRPDGIGTYRFRDESEVIFHVEYDTGSEHLWVLHNKLWQYADVLKSFWANVSLANVLFITRDARRSERIRTLWRDMCKDAFLRQPIPAVWTATESSLASGHLFDSVWQGVEGEPVSFLYFPRFEGGHADRSIPFGKQVRIQPTFGKTHRKGPAKEGDA; this comes from the coding sequence ATGTTTGTGCCTCGTCACATCGAACGTGAGATACTGCTCGCCCTCTACCGCTTCAGCCTGCTGACGACGGAGCAACTCAGTGTTCTGCTGCACTATGAACAACCCACCCTCTATGCCGCCTTTCGCACCCTGAAGCAGAAGGGGTGGACCGAGTCCCTGTCGCTCGATTTCCTGCCCCGCAATGTAAAAGGCTGGGTGCTCACGAAAGGGGGGATGGAGGTCGCCTTTGGGCTGACCAAGGAATACCGCACCCGCCTTCTCCGGGAGTCCAGCCTCTTTGCGGGGCAGACAGAACATCTATACGGAAGCAACCAATTTTTCATCGACCTGATCCGAACCAGTCTTGCTGGTGAGTTGTCTGAGGGGCTCATCGACTGGATTGGTATGCGCGACGCTGGTGAGCGTTACAGCATCACGGATCGAAACGGCAAGCGCTCCACCCCGCTGCGTCCGGACGGCATCGGCACCTATCGATTTCGAGATGAGAGCGAGGTCATTTTTCATGTGGAGTATGACACCGGCAGTGAACACCTGTGGGTGCTGCACAACAAGCTCTGGCAGTACGCGGATGTCCTGAAATCCTTCTGGGCAAACGTCTCCCTGGCGAACGTACTCTTCATCACCCGCGATGCGCGTCGCTCCGAGCGCATTCGGACGCTCTGGCGCGACATGTGCAAAGACGCCTTTTTGCGGCAGCCCATTCCTGCCGTGTGGACGGCTACGGAGTCCTCACTCGCCTCGGGACATCTGTTCGATTCGGTTTGGCAAGGCGTCGAAGGCGAACCCGTCTCCTTCCTCTACTTTCCACGTTTTGAAGGGGGACACGCAGACCGAAGCATCCCGTTTGGGAAACAGGTCCGCATCCAACCGACGTTTGGAAAGACGCATCGCAAAGGGCCTGCCAAGGAGGGCGACGCATGA